The Sulfurospirillum oryzae genome includes a region encoding these proteins:
- a CDS encoding transglutaminase domain-containing protein, with protein MQRRVFMKGCIALGASSVILPQVSILEASEPKGKTRIFFVKNSYNLKHENKNGLTKLWVPLPQETSYQKVSDFKFSSNATNAYVTDKNSYKARTLYAEWKNGGEKLLEVTYTITTYERNADLSKATASTKYPKDVAHYLKPTAHIPTSGKVKELALKITENSKTPLDKAKAIYAWVTENMYRDNAVVGCGVGDAGKAIEQNIMGGKCTDISSVFVALLRSVGVPAREIFGIRLGSSRYSKACGSSDEKGLAKITGGEHCRAEFYLDGAGWVPCDPADVAKVILTEKMTLNDPLVKEVREYFFGNWEMNWMGYNTARDFVLTPTPAQKPLNMFGYPYAEVEDEVLDYYAPAAFAYSFISQEKL; from the coding sequence ATGCAAAGAAGAGTGTTTATGAAAGGGTGTATTGCCCTTGGTGCAAGCAGTGTCATTTTACCTCAGGTTTCGATTTTAGAAGCGAGTGAGCCAAAGGGTAAAACACGTATTTTTTTCGTCAAAAACAGTTACAACCTCAAACACGAAAATAAAAATGGCTTGACCAAACTTTGGGTTCCGCTTCCACAAGAGACAAGTTATCAAAAAGTGAGCGATTTTAAATTTAGCTCAAACGCAACCAATGCGTATGTGACCGACAAAAACAGCTACAAAGCCAGAACGCTTTATGCGGAGTGGAAAAATGGCGGTGAAAAACTTCTCGAAGTGACCTACACGATTACCACGTATGAGCGCAATGCCGATCTTAGCAAAGCAACCGCTTCAACCAAATACCCTAAAGATGTTGCGCACTACCTCAAACCAACCGCACACATCCCCACCAGTGGAAAAGTCAAAGAGTTAGCGCTTAAAATCACAGAAAATAGTAAAACACCTCTCGATAAAGCCAAAGCAATTTACGCGTGGGTCACTGAAAACATGTACCGTGACAACGCCGTTGTAGGTTGTGGTGTCGGTGATGCAGGTAAGGCGATAGAGCAGAACATTATGGGTGGAAAATGCACCGATATTAGCTCTGTTTTTGTGGCACTTCTTAGAAGTGTGGGCGTTCCTGCGCGTGAGATTTTTGGTATTCGTTTGGGAAGTTCTCGCTACTCCAAAGCATGCGGAAGCAGTGATGAAAAAGGGTTGGCAAAAATCACGGGAGGCGAGCATTGTAGAGCTGAGTTTTACCTTGATGGCGCAGGTTGGGTTCCGTGCGATCCTGCCGATGTGGCTAAGGTCATCTTGACCGAGAAAATGACGCTGAACGATCCACTTGTGAAAGAGGTGCGTGAGTATTTCTTCGGCAACTGGGAGATGAACTGGATGGGCTATAACACAGCGCGTGATTTTGTGTTAACTCCAACGCCAGCGCAAAAACCACTCAATATGTTTGGTTATCCGTACGCCGAAGTCGAAGATGAAGTGCTAGACTATTATGCACCTGCGGCGTTTGCGTATAGCTTTATCTCACAAGAGAAACTCTAG
- a CDS encoding DEAD/DEAH box helicase, with protein sequence MQTFESFGLHQDILKAVTEAGFTEPSPVQAEAIPLVLAGNDIVAQAQTGTGKTAAFGLPTMSMIDAHLNKVQLLVITPTRELATQVSDELYSLGRFCGIKTVTIYGGSSYSRQIGLIEKGASVIVATPGRMLDLLKNGRLPGFSPKMVVLDEADEMLDMGFLEDIEEIFTYLPKERQTLLFSATMPDPIKRLASKILHEPKFVSITPKDHTTNEDIEQLYYVINEYERDDAMIRLLDALEPEKSIVFCRTKKEVDRLSTQLMAVGYAAKGLHGDMEQNQRESVIKAFRSSQIEILVATDVAARGLNVADISHVFNYHMPFDPESYVHRIGRTGRAGKKGTAITLVTPIEFHSMQRIGKKVGSKIEHRIVPSLRDVKENKLIKIADDIKNAELNENASKLLAILEEEMDMSQIALKLLSNLLKENTPVGPDKIGLDKKTLENVVKNIEERDGGRGRSGGGYRGGSRDGRSSGGGYRGNSGGSREGGGYRGNSSSGSRDGGGYKGSNPRSDSGSRDARPPRGDGVPRSDRGERSPFAKEGSSSAPREGGYKGNRDGGDSRPPRAPRGDRPSAPRSDAGRAPKAAPRNAYKKD encoded by the coding sequence ATGCAAACATTTGAATCCTTTGGTCTTCACCAAGATATTCTCAAAGCCGTCACAGAGGCAGGCTTTACAGAACCAAGTCCCGTACAAGCTGAGGCAATCCCTTTAGTATTAGCAGGTAACGACATCGTTGCACAAGCACAAACAGGTACAGGTAAAACAGCCGCTTTTGGTCTTCCAACCATGAGCATGATCGATGCACATCTTAACAAAGTACAACTTTTAGTTATCACCCCAACACGTGAACTCGCTACACAAGTAAGCGATGAGCTTTACTCACTTGGTCGTTTTTGTGGCATTAAAACCGTAACGATTTATGGTGGTAGTTCATATTCACGTCAAATTGGTCTTATCGAAAAAGGTGCGAGCGTTATCGTAGCAACTCCGGGTCGTATGTTAGACCTTCTTAAAAATGGCAGACTTCCAGGCTTTTCACCTAAAATGGTCGTTTTGGACGAAGCCGATGAGATGCTTGATATGGGCTTCTTAGAAGACATCGAAGAGATCTTTACCTACCTTCCAAAAGAGCGTCAAACGCTACTTTTCTCAGCAACAATGCCAGATCCTATCAAACGCCTTGCAAGTAAAATCTTACATGAGCCAAAATTCGTAAGCATTACGCCAAAAGATCATACAACCAATGAAGACATTGAACAACTTTACTATGTCATCAACGAATACGAGAGAGATGATGCGATGATTCGTCTTTTGGACGCTTTAGAGCCTGAAAAATCAATTGTTTTCTGCCGTACTAAAAAAGAGGTTGACAGACTTTCTACTCAACTTATGGCAGTCGGTTACGCAGCAAAAGGGTTGCATGGCGATATGGAGCAAAACCAACGTGAGAGCGTTATTAAAGCGTTCCGTAGTTCACAAATCGAAATCCTTGTTGCAACAGACGTTGCGGCACGCGGTCTAAACGTTGCTGACATCAGCCACGTTTTCAACTACCACATGCCATTTGATCCTGAGAGTTATGTTCACCGTATTGGTAGAACGGGACGTGCGGGTAAAAAAGGAACTGCGATTACCCTTGTAACACCTATCGAATTTCACTCTATGCAAAGAATCGGTAAAAAAGTTGGTTCTAAAATTGAGCACAGAATTGTTCCAAGTTTACGAGACGTTAAAGAGAACAAACTGATTAAAATTGCAGATGATATTAAAAATGCAGAGCTTAATGAAAATGCGTCAAAACTTCTCGCTATTTTGGAAGAAGAGATGGATATGTCGCAAATTGCACTTAAACTTCTCTCAAATCTTCTCAAAGAAAACACACCAGTCGGTCCTGATAAAATCGGTTTAGATAAAAAAACATTGGAAAATGTTGTTAAAAACATCGAAGAGCGTGATGGCGGTCGTGGCAGAAGCGGCGGCGGTTACAGAGGTGGCTCACGTGATGGCAGAAGCAGTGGCGGCGGTTATAGAGGAAACTCTGGTGGTTCACGTGAAGGTGGCGGATACAGAGGAAACTCAAGCAGCGGCTCACGCGATGGCGGCGGATACAAAGGTTCAAACCCACGTAGCGATAGCGGAAGCAGAGATGCACGTCCTCCAAGAGGGGATGGTGTGCCACGAAGTGACAGAGGCGAGCGTAGCCCTTTTGCAAAAGAGGGAAGCAGTTCAGCTCCACGTGAAGGCGGATACAAAGGCAACCGTGATGGCGGCGATAGCAGACCACCACGCGCTCCAAGAGGCGATAGACCAAGCGCACCACGCAGTGATGCAGGTCGCGCGCCAAAAGCCGCTCCTAGAAACGCTTACAAAAAAGACTAA
- a CDS encoding heavy-metal-associated domain-containing protein: protein MKKWLILLLPLMLFAKEEVVIKVAEMHCPMCTTAVKKALKSVEGVENTKVTLETKLAVVTAKDGIDDKTFLEAVKTTGYEGVIVTRHHLKD, encoded by the coding sequence ATGAAAAAATGGTTGATACTGCTTTTACCTTTGATGCTCTTTGCCAAAGAAGAAGTGGTCATTAAAGTGGCTGAAATGCACTGCCCTATGTGTACAACGGCGGTCAAAAAAGCACTCAAAAGCGTTGAGGGTGTTGAGAATACGAAAGTAACCTTAGAGACAAAATTAGCCGTCGTTACTGCCAAAGATGGCATCGACGATAAGACGTTTTTAGAAGCGGTGAAAACGACGGGGTATGAGGGTGTGATTGTAACACGACATCATCTTAAAGACTAA
- a CDS encoding EF-hand domain-containing protein yields MNITSNSLYGTSMGATYGSSTSSTSSLSSQFAEALLTSLDSDSSGAVDSTEFSSAALELAKGDTSTVSNAFNSLDSNKDGSISVDELTSMLSAQSTMASGSMPPPPPPSSSSNGKEDNGKTQDELTAMASEVSSTDSNLASLLSSVAQNFSAADANGDGKVTSAEAMAYQQSTQDSTSGTDANNVAASGSMPPPPPPPSSSSSTQEDTGYTKDELTAMASSTSSTDSKLASLFDTLAQNFDAADTNGDGKVTSTEAKAYQDSTKAESMGVASNATTGTDENTLMKALLAQIISNYATQNTLSSSSVSFSA; encoded by the coding sequence ATGAATATAACTTCAAATTCTCTTTACGGAACGTCTATGGGCGCGACGTATGGCAGCAGTACCAGCAGTACCAGCTCGTTAAGTTCACAATTCGCAGAAGCGTTGCTTACTTCTTTGGATAGTGATTCGAGTGGTGCAGTGGACAGTACTGAGTTTAGCAGTGCTGCTTTAGAGCTAGCAAAGGGTGATACAAGCACGGTTAGTAACGCTTTCAACTCCCTTGATAGTAATAAAGACGGCAGTATTAGTGTAGATGAGTTAACATCTATGCTTTCGGCACAATCTACTATGGCGTCTGGAAGTATGCCCCCACCTCCACCGCCATCTTCATCATCAAATGGTAAAGAAGACAATGGCAAAACCCAAGATGAGCTTACCGCTATGGCGAGTGAAGTTTCATCAACCGATAGCAATTTGGCTTCATTACTTTCTTCTGTTGCACAGAATTTCTCTGCGGCAGATGCCAATGGTGATGGTAAAGTGACTTCTGCTGAAGCAATGGCGTATCAACAATCTACGCAAGATTCAACTAGTGGAACGGATGCAAACAATGTTGCAGCGTCTGGAAGTATGCCCCCACCTCCACCGCCGCCATCCTCATCCTCTTCTACGCAAGAAGATACAGGCTATACGAAAGATGAGCTTACCGCTATGGCGAGTTCGACTTCATCGACCGATAGCAAACTTGCTTCGCTTTTTGATACATTGGCTCAAAACTTTGATGCCGCCGATACCAATGGCGATGGTAAAGTGACTTCTACGGAAGCGAAAGCTTATCAAGACTCAACCAAAGCAGAGAGTATGGGTGTTGCGAGTAATGCAACAACAGGGACTGACGAAAATACGCTGATGAAAGCGCTTTTAGCACAAATCATCTCGAATTACGCTACCCAAAATACGCTTTCAAGCAGTTCTGTTAGCTTTAGCGCCTAA
- a CDS encoding beta-ketoacyl synthase chain length factor — protein MTVNLEILSSAYLLGEKSLELPRIKELVPQMMTRRRLTKAAKIAVELLNSVEHFEGGRILCGSAFGELETTANILNAIHDEQPLSPTDFQNSVYNTAVSYLSILYHNHNEILTLSSGDKTALNVLKAGALKALDGDVLLLLCFETLDIPNIEQVNHCISYLESGVALVVRVTEDQATLKLQKSELAGVPNSISEMLHVAQNAPQLERAIIEVNL, from the coding sequence ATGACGGTTAATTTAGAAATTTTAAGCAGTGCTTATCTGTTAGGCGAGAAAAGTTTGGAGTTGCCTCGCATTAAAGAGTTAGTGCCTCAGATGATGACGCGCCGCCGTCTTACCAAAGCGGCTAAAATCGCCGTAGAACTTCTTAATAGTGTCGAGCATTTTGAGGGTGGGCGCATCCTTTGCGGGAGTGCGTTTGGCGAACTTGAGACGACCGCCAATATCTTAAACGCAATTCACGATGAACAGCCTCTAAGCCCGACCGATTTTCAAAATTCGGTTTACAACACCGCTGTTTCGTACCTCTCTATTTTGTACCATAACCACAATGAGATTTTGACCCTCTCGAGTGGTGACAAGACAGCGCTCAATGTTTTAAAAGCGGGAGCGCTTAAAGCGTTGGACGGCGATGTGTTGCTTCTTTTATGTTTTGAAACGCTGGATATTCCAAACATTGAGCAGGTCAATCACTGCATCAGCTACCTTGAAAGTGGTGTGGCTTTGGTTGTGCGAGTTACTGAAGATCAGGCGACTTTGAAGCTTCAAAAAAGCGAGCTTGCGGGTGTTCCCAACTCCATCAGCGAGATGTTACATGTAGCGCAGAACGCACCACAATTAGAGCGCGCGATTATCGAAGTGAACCTATGA
- a CDS encoding response regulator, with translation MHFLVVDDSSTMRRILCNTLGSIGYNSTEAEDGLDALKKIKEQKFDAIMTDWNMPKMNGLELVRSLRAMEEYKHIPIIMVTTEGGKREVITAIKEGVNNYIVKPFTAFVLKEKLKDII, from the coding sequence ATGCATTTTTTAGTGGTTGATGATAGCTCAACAATGCGCAGAATTTTGTGCAACACTTTAGGCAGTATCGGTTACAATTCAACAGAAGCTGAAGATGGACTAGACGCGCTCAAAAAGATCAAAGAGCAAAAATTTGATGCGATCATGACAGACTGGAATATGCCTAAAATGAATGGGTTGGAACTCGTCCGTAGCCTTAGAGCAATGGAAGAGTATAAACACATTCCTATCATTATGGTGACAACAGAAGGCGGTAAACGCGAAGTGATCACTGCGATTAAAGAGGGTGTTAACAATTACATTGTCAAACCTTTCACCGCATTTGTTCTCAAAGAAAAACTCAAAGATATCATCTAA
- a CDS encoding response regulator transcription factor, which translates to MIKILMIEDDVELAQLLQDSLAKEEIETTLAFTPLEGLTALQNESFDALVLDLSLPQIDGLEICRIVHASIPTLPIIISSARSDMSDKVMGFERGADDFLPKPYDPRELAFRLRAILRRGISGVDSQPQVFSIDEERHLIKRGNSEVKLTMAEYDIVSYMLKKEGFVISREELLMNIGSIKYESSLKSIDVIMGRIRQKIGDDPRKPRFILSVRGVGYKFVNA; encoded by the coding sequence ATGATTAAAATTTTAATGATCGAAGATGATGTCGAACTCGCACAATTGCTTCAAGACTCTCTTGCCAAAGAAGAAATTGAAACAACACTTGCTTTTACCCCATTAGAGGGATTAACAGCACTCCAAAATGAAAGCTTTGATGCGTTAGTTCTTGACCTCTCTTTACCTCAAATTGATGGTTTAGAAATTTGCCGTATCGTTCATGCTTCTATTCCAACACTTCCTATTATCATCTCTTCTGCAAGATCTGACATGAGCGATAAAGTCATGGGTTTTGAAAGAGGTGCGGATGATTTTCTTCCCAAACCTTATGATCCAAGAGAACTTGCTTTTAGGTTACGTGCAATTTTAAGACGTGGAATTTCTGGTGTGGATTCTCAACCGCAGGTATTTAGCATTGATGAAGAGCGGCATTTGATCAAACGAGGCAATAGCGAAGTTAAGCTTACCATGGCAGAGTATGACATTGTCTCTTACATGCTTAAAAAAGAGGGCTTCGTGATTTCAAGAGAAGAACTTTTGATGAACATTGGCTCTATCAAATACGAAAGCAGCCTTAAAAGCATCGATGTGATTATGGGTAGAATTCGTCAAAAGATTGGAGATGATCCTAGAAAACCACGTTTTATTCTCTCCGTACGTGGGGTTGGTTATAAATTTGTCAATGCGTAA
- a CDS encoding phosphopantetheine-binding protein — protein MVDMRTLKETLIKNLKLEDMTPEDIDDTMPLFGEDGLGLDSVDSIELVLTVDKEFGVKIADSKEYEKIFANVQSLLDFINAQK, from the coding sequence ATGGTGGATATGAGAACACTCAAAGAGACTTTGATTAAGAATTTAAAGCTAGAAGATATGACACCTGAAGATATAGACGACACCATGCCTCTTTTTGGTGAGGATGGTTTAGGACTTGATTCGGTGGATTCGATTGAGCTTGTATTAACGGTCGATAAAGAGTTTGGTGTCAAGATCGCAGATTCTAAAGAGTATGAAAAAATATTTGCCAACGTTCAAAGTTTATTAGACTTTATCAATGCCCAAAAATAG
- a CDS encoding beta-ketoacyl-[acyl-carrier-protein] synthase family protein, giving the protein MPKNSVFVNSFESVCCAGESSETLFEAICAQQSGIKIFDEFIQNKPIALGKIEKPFSIEAILELTCKKVLTQSGLENFADTLLVVGSSVGGMQITEGIFLKEHAYTNIDPKLHVIDAIAHILSSKFSFKDDISFSTACTSSANALGYAYEMIAKGVYENVLVVGFDTLSLTTIRGFDALGVLSSRPCQPFDVNRDGMNVAEGIAVLLLQNKPHEKSIELLGVGYSSDAHHMAHPSPDGAGALFAMQQALKCANVEPHAVGYVNAHGTGTSANDASEACAIESLFGSNAYVSSTKSITGHTLGAAGALEAIICVMALQKQIVPPNTHLVEPENKTLDLVKVAKPHTFRYALSNSLAFGGNNTSLLFGLLQ; this is encoded by the coding sequence ATGCCCAAAAATAGTGTTTTTGTAAACAGTTTCGAGTCGGTTTGCTGTGCAGGTGAGAGTAGTGAAACACTATTTGAAGCGATTTGTGCGCAGCAAAGTGGTATAAAAATTTTTGATGAGTTCATTCAAAATAAGCCCATTGCTTTAGGTAAAATCGAAAAGCCTTTTTCCATCGAAGCTATTTTGGAACTTACATGTAAAAAGGTTTTAACGCAAAGTGGGCTTGAAAATTTTGCCGACACCCTCCTTGTTGTAGGTTCCTCAGTGGGTGGTATGCAAATCACCGAGGGCATTTTTTTAAAAGAGCACGCTTACACCAACATAGACCCCAAACTTCACGTGATTGATGCCATAGCACACATCCTCTCTTCCAAATTTTCGTTCAAAGATGACATCTCGTTTTCAACCGCTTGTACTTCCAGTGCCAATGCTTTGGGCTATGCGTACGAGATGATCGCTAAGGGTGTTTATGAAAATGTTCTAGTGGTGGGTTTTGATACGCTCTCCTTAACGACCATACGAGGGTTTGATGCGCTTGGTGTACTGAGTTCTCGCCCATGCCAACCGTTTGACGTGAATCGAGATGGCATGAATGTGGCGGAGGGCATCGCGGTTTTACTGCTTCAAAATAAGCCTCATGAAAAGAGCATTGAACTTCTAGGTGTTGGGTACAGCTCCGACGCGCATCACATGGCACATCCAAGCCCTGATGGTGCGGGTGCGCTTTTTGCGATGCAACAAGCACTGAAATGTGCCAATGTTGAGCCTCACGCGGTGGGCTATGTTAATGCGCATGGTACAGGAACAAGCGCCAATGATGCGAGTGAGGCGTGTGCCATTGAAAGCCTTTTTGGAAGCAATGCCTATGTAAGTTCGACCAAATCGATTACGGGGCATACCTTGGGTGCTGCGGGCGCACTTGAGGCGATCATTTGTGTTATGGCACTTCAAAAGCAGATCGTTCCTCCTAACACGCATCTCGTTGAACCCGAAAATAAAACGCTGGATTTGGTAAAGGTTGCCAAACCTCACACCTTTCGTTATGCTCTAAGCAATTCACTCGCTTTTGGCGGCAATAACACCTCACTTCTTTTTGGACTCCTTCAATGA
- a CDS encoding mercuric transporter MerT family protein — MKKEILGVLTALLSAFAATACCLPPLLFLLFGISFGFLSFLEVLTPFRIPLSLFSLFILWLSWRSYAHHTFTCNPQKKKRYVWFYSIVLGLIIAILLYPEWANFFIDFFYNP, encoded by the coding sequence ATGAAAAAAGAGATTCTAGGCGTTTTAACAGCGCTCCTCTCAGCGTTTGCGGCAACCGCATGCTGTCTGCCACCACTGCTGTTTTTACTCTTTGGAATCTCTTTTGGATTTTTAAGTTTTTTAGAAGTCCTCACCCCTTTTCGCATACCGCTCTCACTTTTTTCACTCTTTATTTTGTGGCTTTCATGGCGTTCTTACGCGCATCATACCTTTACATGTAATCCTCAAAAGAAAAAGCGTTATGTGTGGTTTTATTCGATTGTTTTAGGGTTGATTATAGCGATATTGCTCTATCCTGAATGGGCAAATTTTTTTATAGACTTCTTTTATAACCCTTGA
- a CDS encoding DNA adenine methylase: MNYIGSKAQLLPFLRANIEAFAGGDLSSKVFCDLFAGSGCVGKSFATDVRSLISNDQEYYSYVLNRAMLQTGILEGVDEIIASLNALPPTQGIIYKNYCEGSGSGRNYFSDRNGQKIDAMRQGIEAYKENEELYFFLLASLLLSADKVANTASVYSAFLKHLKPLAQEELCFQALDYQPMSKLHQVFCEDANTLISKLEGDILYLDPPYNRRQYGANYHLLNTIARYDSFVPKGKTGVRSYESSPYCKTTTALQALEKLIYEAKFSYIFISYNDEGIISSSMIAQMMQKYGKYESIKMPHHRFKAYQNKLHKHYIYEYLHFLEKF; this comes from the coding sequence ATGAATTATATCGGCTCTAAAGCACAACTACTTCCTTTTCTACGCGCCAATATAGAGGCTTTTGCGGGCGGCGATCTTTCTTCAAAAGTTTTTTGTGATCTTTTTGCAGGAAGCGGTTGTGTTGGAAAATCGTTTGCAACTGATGTACGATCTCTTATTAGCAATGATCAAGAATATTACAGCTATGTCCTCAATCGTGCAATGCTCCAAACAGGTATTTTAGAAGGTGTCGATGAAATAATCGCTTCTTTAAATGCACTTCCTCCAACACAAGGGATAATTTATAAAAACTACTGTGAAGGTAGCGGTAGCGGACGTAACTATTTTTCGGATAGGAATGGTCAGAAAATAGATGCCATGCGTCAAGGCATTGAAGCCTATAAGGAAAACGAAGAGCTCTATTTTTTTCTTTTAGCCTCGCTACTACTCAGTGCCGATAAAGTCGCCAACACCGCTTCTGTTTACAGCGCTTTTTTAAAGCATCTTAAACCTTTGGCGCAAGAGGAACTTTGTTTTCAAGCACTTGATTATCAACCAATGTCTAAACTTCATCAAGTCTTTTGCGAAGATGCGAATACGCTCATTTCAAAGCTAGAAGGTGATATTCTCTATCTCGACCCTCCCTACAATCGTCGTCAATACGGAGCAAACTACCATCTTTTAAATACGATTGCACGCTATGATAGTTTCGTGCCTAAGGGTAAAACAGGAGTGCGAAGTTATGAGAGTTCACCTTATTGTAAAACAACCACCGCTTTACAGGCATTAGAAAAGCTGATTTACGAAGCAAAGTTTTCATACATTTTCATAAGTTACAACGATGAAGGGATTATTTCATCTTCAATGATTGCACAAATGATGCAGAAATATGGAAAATATGAGAGCATCAAAATGCCTCATCACCGCTTCAAAGCTTACCAAAATAAACTTCATAAACATTATATTTACGAATACCTTCATTTTTTGGAAAAGTTTTAG
- a CDS encoding response regulator, translating to MSQPKYKILIVEDDKQIQKLLEVSLEEHAFLLKVCGTQKEGMSYMIQFNPDLILLDLGLPDGDGKLFVEKIREFSNIPIIIVSARNSEQEIVDSLNLGADDYVVKPFFTGELVARINSALRHVAKKESNPLLKVEGLELDLEKREFRLEDMPLHLTPLEFSLLKFFMQNSGKALTHAQILKNVWGVGYQNDTKILRVFVNQLRKKIEIDPNRPKLLITISGVGYRFG from the coding sequence ATGTCCCAACCTAAATATAAAATTTTGATTGTAGAGGATGATAAGCAGATTCAAAAGCTTTTAGAAGTGAGTCTTGAAGAGCACGCTTTTTTACTCAAAGTGTGTGGTACTCAAAAAGAGGGCATGTCTTATATGATTCAGTTTAATCCTGATCTGATTTTGTTAGATTTAGGGCTTCCCGATGGTGATGGAAAGCTGTTTGTAGAAAAAATTCGTGAGTTTAGCAACATCCCCATTATTATTGTCTCGGCACGAAATAGCGAACAAGAGATCGTAGATTCACTCAATCTTGGAGCGGATGACTATGTGGTAAAACCTTTTTTTACGGGAGAACTGGTTGCGCGCATTAACTCTGCACTCAGGCATGTTGCCAAAAAGGAAAGCAACCCATTATTGAAAGTTGAAGGCTTAGAACTTGATCTTGAAAAACGTGAATTTAGGTTAGAGGACATGCCTTTGCATCTCACTCCACTCGAATTTAGCCTTTTAAAATTTTTCATGCAAAACAGTGGTAAGGCTCTGACACATGCGCAAATTTTAAAAAATGTCTGGGGTGTTGGTTATCAAAACGATACAAAAATCCTGCGTGTGTTTGTGAATCAACTGCGTAAAAAAATTGAAATCGACCCCAATCGACCTAAATTACTCATCACCATTTCAGGTGTGGGGTATCGGTTTGGATGA
- a CDS encoding ArsS family sensor histidine kinase, protein MRKTSIVTLISIFFALTLVVINIAFVIEYKRQISDQEFFTFRRFLLAMKMLHDNVTDREAILTKLGVRISNKNKNVLLEQGEKLLEDPFADMILYEHKLYFVPKKPPHPPLPDDRMKPPPEFGLFDGGFAPPSPKMRREEPPLLENVEEISFYRLCVLGGVTNALLVLFFGIVLRKLLRLSNLKSAIRAFGNTKKFQAIGVDSQDELGEIASEFNLAMEKIHLLKEARTLFLRNILHELKTPIMKGKILSNSLADVKHQAQMERIFERLETLLGEMVKVEKLSSNEWVLEAKEYRLVDVLDHAIDLLLSDTKRIHILPQEMAPLVSVDFELFATAIKNILDNALKHSSEEVEVDIGIESMSICSFGEKIPDERLDFSRAFNRAVEGSSSGLGLGLYIANAIIAKHGFELSYLHVEGQNHFTIHFIEKEVEKNSPR, encoded by the coding sequence ATGCGTAAAACCTCTATCGTTACCCTGATTTCTATCTTCTTTGCATTAACACTGGTGGTGATTAACATTGCTTTTGTGATAGAGTACAAAAGACAAATTAGTGACCAAGAGTTTTTTACATTTCGTCGTTTTTTATTGGCAATGAAAATGTTGCATGATAATGTAACTGATCGTGAAGCTATCCTTACAAAGCTTGGTGTACGCATCAGCAACAAAAATAAAAATGTGCTTCTCGAACAAGGAGAGAAGCTTTTAGAAGACCCTTTTGCTGATATGATCTTGTATGAGCATAAACTTTATTTTGTGCCTAAAAAGCCTCCACATCCACCTTTACCAGATGATCGAATGAAGCCACCACCTGAGTTTGGACTATTTGATGGAGGATTTGCTCCACCATCGCCTAAAATGAGAAGAGAAGAGCCCCCTTTGTTGGAAAACGTAGAAGAGATTTCATTTTACAGACTGTGTGTTTTAGGAGGCGTTACCAATGCTCTTTTAGTGCTTTTTTTTGGAATAGTACTGCGTAAGCTATTACGCCTTAGCAATCTGAAAAGTGCTATTCGTGCTTTTGGCAATACGAAAAAATTTCAAGCTATTGGCGTGGACTCCCAAGATGAATTAGGTGAAATTGCCTCAGAGTTTAATCTTGCAATGGAGAAAATTCACTTGCTCAAAGAGGCGCGCACACTTTTTTTACGCAATATTTTGCATGAATTAAAAACGCCCATCATGAAGGGGAAAATTCTTTCAAACTCTTTAGCAGACGTCAAACATCAAGCACAAATGGAACGCATTTTTGAGCGCTTAGAGACATTGCTTGGAGAGATGGTGAAGGTTGAAAAACTGAGCTCAAATGAATGGGTTTTGGAAGCTAAGGAGTATCGTTTAGTTGATGTGTTAGACCATGCGATTGATTTGTTATTGAGTGATACCAAACGTATTCACATTTTGCCACAAGAGATGGCACCATTGGTAAGCGTTGATTTTGAGCTTTTTGCCACCGCGATCAAAAATATACTTGATAATGCACTCAAACATTCGAGTGAAGAAGTAGAAGTTGATATTGGTATTGAGAGCATGAGTATTTGCAGTTTTGGTGAAAAAATACCCGATGAGCGACTTGATTTTTCGCGTGCATTTAACCGTGCTGTTGAGGGCTCTAGTAGTGGTCTGGGGCTTGGGCTTTACATCGCTAATGCCATTATTGCAAAGCATGGGTTTGAGCTTAGTTATTTACATGTAGAAGGGCAAAATCACTTTACAATTCATTTTATAGAGAAAGAGGTGGAGAAAAATTCTCCACGTTAG